The region CCTGCTCGACCACGACTACCACTGGTACGTCTCCAGCCACGCCCAGCCGATGACCGCGCAACAGGCCCGGTCAGCCGTCGGGGACGCCTGAGCAGGCGAGCCTGAGCAGGCGAGCCGCAGCGGGCGTGCCTCAGCGGGCGTGGCGTTCCGGGTGGGCGCGATTCCACACCCGCATCCGCTCCGGGTAGCCGGTGCGGGCCGCCTCGTACAGCGGCACCGCGTGCTTGCGGGCAATCGCCCCCGCCGCCCGGGGCGTACCGGTGCGCCGACGGATCCACTCACCGTCGTGGGCGATCGCCACCACTGTGGTGTCGGTCGCGGTCGTCTCCGGCTCCAGGTAGAACTCCACCCCGCGCCGGGTGGCCACGAACGCCTCCAGCGCCGCGAGGTCCTCGCGGGTCGCCTCCCGGTCCAGCTTCGTCGGGGTCGTCTCGGCACCCCGTCCCCGGCGATTGAACCAGCTCATGACCAGCCCCTCTCCTCGACACCACTCCCAGTGCACCACCGAATCCTGGCAATCCGCTGCACGCCGGGTGGGAGCAACCTGACCCGCGCCGGGTGGAACCCGCGACGCCCGCGCGGTGTCATGAGTGTGATCCGAACGGAGGCTCCCCTGGACGACGAGGCGCTCGTCACCCGCGCTCGGGCAGGTGACCTGGAGGCGTACGACCTCCTGGTCGCCCGGCACACCGCGTCCGCGTACCGGACGGCGGTGCTGCTCGGTGCGGGTTCGGACTCCGAGGACGTCACGCAGGAGGCGTTCGTGAAGGCGTACCGCAAGCTGTCCCGTTACCGGGGCGAGTCGTCCTTCCGCTCGTGGCTGCTCGCGATCGTCGCCAACGAGACCCGCAACCTGCACCGGTCCCGGGGCCGGCGGGACGGGCTCGTCCTGCGGGCGGCGGCGGCCGACCCGACGTCCGAGATCGCCGAGGACGGGGC is a window of Micromonospora sp. WMMD961 DNA encoding:
- a CDS encoding RNA polymerase sigma factor, giving the protein MIRTEAPLDDEALVTRARAGDLEAYDLLVARHTASAYRTAVLLGAGSDSEDVTQEAFVKAYRKLSRYRGESSFRSWLLAIVANETRNLHRSRGRRDGLVLRAAAADPTSEIAEDGAVGAVLAGERREALVGALRQLPVRDREVIVCRYFLDLTEEETVAALGWPRGTVKSRTSRALAKLRGLLDREEVRHG